The sequence CAACAATTTGATCGTGGCAAGCACTTAATACAACACCAGCCGCTGCGGTGGCGCCCAGATAGCGCATGAACACACGGCGTCCTAAAGCTGCCGATGCCTTACCGGTCAGGCCCTGCGGAGTTGCCGTTGGGTCATTTTGTAGTTTTTCCATTGAGCATTTTTATTGTTTAGTGGAGTTACTTCCCGACCGTCGAGAAGCTGCACTAACTACTCGAAAACAGGCTCAATGGATTTGCTTTTTCTGCCGTCGGGAGACCTTTGGAGGAGTTATTGAGCAAGTGGCCTAAAAACAACCGCTCAGTAATGATTACCAGAAAAAAATTATACTATTTGATACGCGCAAAATGCAGTTTTTCGTCGTCTCTAACCGATTGTTACAACAGAACAATGGAGATAAAATGCAGCAAAAGAGATCACACAGATTTAAACGCTTTGCATCGTACTTAACTTCCGGTAGAATCCTTCGTCGAGTGTCAGTAATTCGTCATGGCGACCACGCTCAACAATACGTCCCTGATTGACGACCAGAATCTCATCGGCGTGTTGAATCGTACTGAGTCGGTGCGCAATCACGAGTGTGGTCCGATTGGCCATCAGGCGGGTCAGGGCTTCCTGAACGAGTTTTTCCGATTCCGTATCGAGAGCCGATGTCGCTTCGTCGAGAATCAGAATTGGTGGATTTTTCAGAATGGCACGGGCGATACTAATGCGTTGCCGCTGTCCACCCGACAGTTTCCCTCCGCGGTCACCGATAATAGTCTGGTAACCATTCGTCTGAGCCATAATGAAATCATGCGCATTGGCGATCCGGGCAGCTTCCATTATTTCGTCTTCAGTGGCCGCACTACCGAATGCAATATTATTGAAAATCGTATCGTTGAACAGAATACTTTCCTGGGTTACTATGCCCATCTGTGTCCGCAACGACTCCATGGTGCAATCGCGCAGGTCCACGCCATCGATCAGAATCTGACCTGCCGTTGGATCATAGAATCGAGGAATTAAATCAGCAATGGTCGACTTCCCGCCCCCTGACGATCCAACAAGCGCAATCGTCTTTCCCTTCGAAAGATCAAAACTTATGTCCCGCAGAACCGGCGTATCAGCGTTATAGGCAAACGACACATTCCTGACCGAAATTTCTTTCTGAAAGTTGTTCAGAGTTACCGCACCCGGCTTATCCCGAACAGTTGGCTGCGTATCAATCAACTCCAGAACGCGTTCGCCCGAAGCCAGCCCTCGCTGCGAGCCGCTAAACGCATTGGAGATGTCTTTAGCCGGACGTGTCACCTGCGAGAAAATGGCAATGTAGGAGATAAATTCAGCAGCGGTTAAATCCGATTGGCCATTAAGTACCAATGATCCGCCATAGAGCAAAATTCCAGCAACGACGGCAACGCCCATCACTTCCGAAAACGGCGATGCCAATTCGCGCCGATTGGCCAGCGACCGAACAGCCTGTCGGTACCCTTCGTTTTCCTGCCGAAACTTATCCAGAATGAACCCTTCAGCCACGAACCCTTTAACAACCCGCATTCCGCCGAAGGTTTCGTCCAGTAAGCTCACCAGACTACTTAATCGCTGTTGGCCTTCCTGCGCATCACGTTTCATCCGACGAACAAGCGTAGCAATAAAACCGCCGGAAATTGGAATCACGATGATAGCAAACAGAGTCAGTTTGACCGAAATGCTCAACAGGGCAATGATGTATCCGATCAGCAAAAACACTTCTTTCGAAGCCGCCGAGAGTGTGTTGGCAATGGAGTTTTCGACCTCCTGTACATCGGTCGTTATGCGGGAAATAAGATTTCCTTTGCGCTCATTGGA comes from Spirosoma aureum and encodes:
- a CDS encoding ABC transporter ATP-binding protein codes for the protein MKTYLRLLSFARPLGRFLTPFVLTSLMSSVFGVLNFALLIPLLSTLFNQVDTKQMQQLLSQPAPSLISVVTSPARVFNYYFAQAFYTYGQVGTLRFVCVVIVLSVLFNNLFKYLSVRQLESFKVRMVAKLREAVFGQTLRLQLGFFSNERKGNLISRITTDVQEVENSIANTLSAASKEVFLLIGYIIALLSISVKLTLFAIIVIPISGGFIATLVRRMKRDAQEGQQRLSSLVSLLDETFGGMRVVKGFVAEGFILDKFRQENEGYRQAVRSLANRRELASPFSEVMGVAVVAGILLYGGSLVLNGQSDLTAAEFISYIAIFSQVTRPAKDISNAFSGSQRGLASGERVLELIDTQPTVRDKPGAVTLNNFQKEISVRNVSFAYNADTPVLRDISFDLSKGKTIALVGSSGGGKSTIADLIPRFYDPTAGQILIDGVDLRDCTMESLRTQMGIVTQESILFNDTIFNNIAFGSAATEDEIMEAARIANAHDFIMAQTNGYQTIIGDRGGKLSGGQRQRISIARAILKNPPILILDEATSALDTESEKLVQEALTRLMANRTTLVIAHRLSTIQHADEILVVNQGRIVERGRHDELLTLDEGFYRKLSTMQSV